From a single Streptomyces misionensis genomic region:
- a CDS encoding ABC transporter ATP-binding protein: MTSAVTIPRHGGTGERTAVAARARQVVKAYGSGETRVVALDHVDVDIARGRFTAIMGPSGSGKSTLMHCLAGLDTVTGGQIFLDDTEITGLKDKKLTQLRRDRIGFIFQAFNLLPTLNALENITLPMDIAGRKPDRAWLDRVVETVGLAGRLKHRPTQLSGGQQQRVAVARALAARPEIIFGDEPTGNLDSRAGAEVLGFLRRSVDELGQTIVMVTHDPVAASYADRVLYLADGRIVDEMHQPTAEQVLDRMKDFDSRGRTS, encoded by the coding sequence GTGACATCGGCTGTGACAATTCCCAGGCACGGGGGCACTGGAGAGCGTACGGCCGTTGCCGCGCGGGCGCGGCAGGTCGTGAAGGCGTACGGGTCCGGCGAGACCCGTGTCGTCGCCCTGGACCACGTCGACGTGGACATCGCCAGAGGCCGCTTCACCGCGATCATGGGGCCCTCGGGCTCCGGCAAGTCCACACTGATGCACTGCCTCGCGGGCCTGGACACGGTGACGGGCGGTCAGATCTTCCTGGACGACACCGAGATCACCGGCCTGAAGGACAAGAAGCTCACCCAGCTGCGCCGGGACCGGATCGGCTTCATCTTCCAGGCGTTCAACCTGCTGCCGACGCTCAACGCCCTCGAGAACATCACGCTGCCCATGGACATAGCCGGCCGCAAGCCCGACCGGGCGTGGCTGGACCGGGTCGTGGAGACCGTCGGCCTCGCCGGCCGGCTCAAGCACCGGCCGACCCAGCTCTCCGGCGGCCAGCAGCAGCGCGTCGCCGTGGCCCGCGCGCTCGCCGCCCGTCCGGAGATCATCTTCGGTGACGAGCCGACCGGCAACCTCGACTCCCGCGCCGGCGCCGAGGTGCTGGGCTTCCTGCGCCGCTCGGTGGACGAGCTGGGCCAGACCATCGTGATGGTCACCCACGACCCCGTCGCCGCCTCCTACGCGGACCGTGTGCTGTACCTGGCCGACGGCCGCATCGTGGACGAGATGCACCAGCCGACGGCCGAGCAGGTCCTGGACCGCATGAAGGACTTCGACTCCCGGGGCCGTACGTCATGA
- a CDS encoding DivIVA domain-containing protein: MPPGGFTTVRGRGYRPDQVDAYLEALSEGRDAAWERAARLTVLAKDMAADLARLREVVARLAPQEYETLAEGARNLYRLALEEAEQLRERARCEAREWVARAEADAEEVRRVAGESAHALRAEADEHARGLLDAARAEADAIRVDARRAVKDGRGASLAALREARRHTAALLAEQTRQQAERLAGIEREEAERVAALDARHAGLEARAEAEVAAAERALAEAGEYARRCEEEARTRAAGIVADAGARAGRIAQETERVLRAHSEAWDDVQAHMDHVRSKLMMLTGRAALD, from the coding sequence ATGCCGCCGGGCGGCTTCACGACCGTCCGGGGGCGTGGCTACCGCCCCGACCAGGTCGACGCGTACCTGGAGGCGCTGTCCGAGGGCCGGGACGCCGCGTGGGAACGCGCCGCGCGGCTGACCGTGCTGGCCAAGGACATGGCGGCGGACCTCGCGCGGCTGCGGGAGGTCGTCGCGCGCCTGGCGCCGCAGGAGTACGAGACGCTCGCGGAGGGCGCGCGGAATCTGTACCGGCTCGCGCTGGAGGAGGCGGAGCAGCTGCGCGAGCGCGCGCGGTGCGAGGCGCGGGAGTGGGTCGCGCGGGCCGAGGCGGACGCCGAGGAAGTGCGCCGGGTGGCGGGGGAGTCGGCGCACGCGCTGCGCGCGGAGGCCGACGAGCACGCCCGCGGCCTCCTCGACGCCGCGCGTGCCGAGGCCGACGCCATCCGCGTCGATGCCCGCCGGGCGGTGAAGGACGGGCGCGGCGCGTCCCTGGCGGCGCTGCGCGAGGCGCGGCGGCACACCGCCGCGCTGCTGGCCGAGCAGACCCGGCAGCAGGCCGAGCGCCTGGCCGGGATCGAGCGCGAGGAGGCCGAACGGGTGGCCGCCCTGGACGCCCGGCACGCCGGACTGGAGGCCCGCGCCGAGGCCGAAGTGGCCGCCGCCGAACGGGCGCTGGCCGAGGCCGGGGAGTACGCCCGCCGCTGCGAGGAGGAGGCCCGTACGCGCGCGGCCGGCATCGTCGCCGACGCCGGCGCCCGGGCCGGCCGCATCGCCCAGGAGACGGAACGGGTGCTGCGTGCGCACAGCGAGGCCTGGGACGACGTGCAGGCCCACATGGACCACGTCCGCAGCAAGCTGATGATGCTGACGGGCCGGGCGGCCCTGGACTAG
- a CDS encoding SUKH-4 family immunity protein, which produces MVTYAQAQERAEEWINGDVPVYQHREVRVREFELGFVVWGEDRAEGPRSDAGSQRLVIARDSGEATLWPALPVGEVIRRYEEEYGGPDGPRDAVPAPALARVDLNQTSFLLTPPEWLQEAADKLGIGERRPQGAASDSGDFADSGDSGESAESVGSLGGSAPAGVPEGATPWAGTDTNGGAGEDDDRSVPLPATVFAPPLSDADDGAPRPPAVAPDAKTALMAGGSQLPRTALAPALDTSNGPDARGGSAVPDAPQGSTPPPVPGASPGGAPMPPPVSGGPQSVAPMPPPVSGGPQSVAPMPPPVSGGPQSVAPMPPPVPGGPQGSVPPPPPPPGAPVYGYPAPAGPGVPAPGGAPAPGAPVYGYPQGPGTPPAPVPGGPGVPPGSAPPPYGHPQAPGAPDASRPPAGAGAAERPLAPNAGDIADAATSKAAPPPKKGRGGVGAPPPPPGAPGTPGARPGSVPTPPAPGASSGGYVPTRLVSALGPEGQDGVDGEREPGVPDAPGAPRQPATPPGDVHHAATMLADPAAMGPGAPKPPAAPGMPGAPGAPGAQGGSGAPGAPGVPAAPGTPPVPGAPRPPSAPGTPPAPGAPQPPGAVHHAETMLAAPAPGGPGMPPPPPGSGAPGMPPGPSGAPGVPGPPPPMPPGAVPPPGGRLPGQPPAYGYPQPPAGQPTVGPGYQAVLRYRAQDGSEQQLIRRSAPGTPHPEWQIFHELRSMNVPPDQVLELHTELESCELPGAYCARMIREQWPQARITSIAPYGTDHASRQEGMQQLLAHQGELHQVADGPARPAPVRAPLPPVQVAPPVPPEGVAQELAAAFGPGVFRFEQQAVSRQGVPPVVAHTLVVAGLPLDMGPFFWAQAQPGRPVPTLAELAAERGVRPAPDAGSYLVMGTDFGKALCVQYGTAHIVAVPVEAGPGGAPVPPQFVNTGLPEFVRCLALLGRMWRLRYGLNQEQAGRWTVDFQAQLAALDPAALGSPESWWSVLLEQMWDGLL; this is translated from the coding sequence ATGGTGACGTACGCGCAGGCGCAGGAGCGCGCCGAGGAGTGGATCAACGGGGATGTGCCCGTGTACCAGCACCGCGAGGTGCGGGTGCGGGAGTTCGAGCTGGGTTTCGTGGTGTGGGGTGAGGACCGGGCGGAGGGGCCGCGTTCGGACGCGGGGTCGCAGCGGTTGGTGATCGCGCGGGACAGCGGGGAGGCGACGTTGTGGCCCGCGTTGCCGGTGGGTGAGGTGATCCGCCGGTACGAGGAGGAGTACGGGGGGCCCGATGGTCCGCGGGACGCGGTGCCGGCGCCGGCGCTGGCGCGGGTGGATCTGAATCAGACGTCGTTCCTGTTGACGCCTCCGGAGTGGTTGCAGGAGGCGGCGGACAAGCTGGGGATCGGGGAGCGGCGGCCGCAGGGGGCGGCTTCGGATTCCGGTGACTTTGCCGATTCCGGTGACTCCGGTGAGTCTGCCGAGTCCGTTGGTTCTTTGGGGGGTTCGGCCCCGGCCGGGGTGCCCGAGGGGGCGACGCCTTGGGCGGGTACGGACACGAACGGGGGCGCGGGTGAGGACGACGACCGTTCGGTGCCGTTGCCCGCGACGGTGTTCGCGCCGCCGCTGAGCGATGCCGACGACGGTGCGCCGAGGCCGCCGGCCGTGGCGCCGGACGCGAAGACGGCGTTGATGGCGGGTGGCAGCCAGTTGCCGCGTACGGCGCTTGCCCCGGCGCTCGACACCTCGAACGGGCCGGACGCGCGGGGAGGTTCGGCGGTGCCGGACGCACCGCAGGGGAGCACGCCGCCTCCGGTGCCGGGTGCTTCGCCGGGTGGTGCTCCGATGCCGCCTCCGGTGTCGGGTGGTCCGCAGAGTGTGGCTCCGATGCCGCCTCCGGTGTCGGGTGGTCCGCAGAGTGTGGCTCCGATGCCGCCTCCGGTGTCGGGTGGTCCGCAGAGTGTCGCTCCGATGCCGCCGCCCGTGCCCGGTGGCCCGCAGGGCAGTGTGCCGCCTCCGCCTCCGCCGCCGGGTGCTCCGGTGTACGGCTATCCGGCGCCGGCGGGGCCCGGTGTCCCCGCGCCGGGTGGTGCGCCCGCGCCGGGTGCTCCGGTGTACGGCTATCCGCAGGGTCCCGGCACCCCGCCCGCGCCCGTTCCCGGGGGCCCGGGGGTGCCGCCGGGCAGTGCTCCGCCGCCGTACGGTCATCCGCAGGCGCCGGGCGCCCCGGACGCGTCCCGGCCGCCGGCCGGTGCGGGTGCCGCCGAGCGCCCGCTCGCGCCGAACGCCGGGGACATCGCGGACGCCGCGACGAGCAAGGCCGCGCCGCCGCCGAAGAAGGGGCGCGGTGGGGTGGGTGCGCCGCCCCCGCCGCCGGGTGCCCCGGGCACGCCGGGCGCGCGCCCGGGGAGTGTGCCGACGCCGCCCGCGCCGGGCGCGTCGTCGGGCGGGTATGTGCCGACGCGTCTGGTGTCCGCGCTCGGGCCCGAGGGGCAGGACGGCGTGGACGGGGAGCGGGAGCCGGGCGTGCCGGACGCGCCGGGCGCCCCCCGGCAGCCGGCGACGCCTCCCGGCGACGTACACCACGCGGCCACGATGCTGGCCGACCCCGCCGCGATGGGTCCCGGTGCCCCGAAGCCGCCGGCGGCGCCGGGGATGCCGGGCGCGCCCGGTGCTCCGGGTGCGCAGGGCGGTTCGGGTGCTCCGGGTGCCCCCGGCGTGCCCGCGGCTCCGGGGACGCCTCCGGTGCCGGGGGCGCCGCGGCCCCCGTCGGCTCCTGGCACGCCCCCCGCTCCCGGGGCGCCGCAGCCTCCCGGTGCCGTGCACCACGCGGAGACCATGCTGGCCGCGCCTGCCCCGGGCGGTCCCGGCATGCCTCCGCCGCCCCCCGGGTCCGGTGCGCCGGGCATGCCGCCGGGGCCGTCCGGCGCACCCGGTGTCCCCGGTCCGCCGCCGCCGATGCCCCCGGGCGCCGTGCCGCCTCCGGGTGGCCGTCTGCCGGGGCAGCCGCCGGCGTACGGGTATCCGCAGCCGCCCGCCGGGCAGCCGACGGTGGGTCCGGGCTACCAGGCCGTCCTGCGCTACCGGGCGCAGGACGGTTCGGAGCAGCAGCTGATCCGGCGGTCCGCGCCGGGTACGCCGCATCCGGAGTGGCAGATCTTCCACGAGCTGCGCTCGATGAACGTGCCGCCGGACCAGGTGCTGGAGCTGCACACGGAGCTGGAGTCCTGCGAGCTGCCGGGTGCCTACTGCGCGCGGATGATCCGGGAGCAGTGGCCGCAGGCGCGGATCACGAGCATCGCGCCGTACGGCACGGACCATGCGAGCCGTCAGGAGGGCATGCAGCAACTGCTGGCCCACCAGGGCGAGTTGCACCAGGTGGCGGACGGCCCCGCGCGCCCCGCGCCGGTGCGTGCGCCGTTGCCGCCGGTGCAGGTGGCGCCCCCGGTGCCGCCGGAGGGCGTGGCGCAGGAGCTGGCGGCGGCGTTCGGGCCGGGGGTCTTCCGGTTCGAGCAGCAGGCGGTGTCCCGGCAGGGGGTGCCGCCGGTCGTGGCGCACACCCTGGTGGTGGCCGGACTGCCGTTGGACATGGGCCCGTTCTTCTGGGCGCAGGCGCAGCCGGGCCGGCCGGTGCCGACGCTGGCGGAGCTGGCGGCCGAGCGCGGGGTGCGGCCGGCGCCGGACGCGGGGTCGTACCTGGTGATGGGCACGGACTTCGGCAAGGCGCTCTGTGTGCAGTACGGGACGGCGCACATCGTGGCGGTGCCGGTGGAGGCCGGGCCGGGCGGTGCGCCGGTGCCGCCGCAGTTCGTGAACACCGGGCTGCCGGAGTTCGTGCGCTGTCTGGCGCTGCTGGGCCGCATGTGGCGGCTGCGGTACGGGCTGAACCAGGAGCAGGCGGGCCGCTGGACCGTCGACTTCCAGGCGCAGCTGGCCGCGCTCGACCCGGCGGCGCTCGGTTCGCCGGAGAGCTGGTGGTCGGTGCTGCTGGAGCAGATGTGGGACGGCCTGCTGTAG
- a CDS encoding SMI1/KNR4 family protein: MTTGRLGLGAPPGRQAPGGAVPPNAAYAGQVVHFPDPVRAARHPGGVRVDERGFPDFSPYARVAVEIAEPPEGFGVDELRLTDYVSANAALAAAGHELWDTVPDVATPHGWTWHHVAGSRRLELVPVEVKALLRHHGGVATAPVDHGKRGTRPLQETRPAHFGLPKSGVAVSEAQVQGVEEDLGYRLPGAYRDFLKAAGGCAPVGTALDAELGLLLDQPFFTVRDEAAVNDLVYVNKCLRDHLTKDYLGVAFVQGGLLAVKVRGERLGSVWFCAYDDVRDVDPSWPPAERVERLLLPCGEDFDVFLSRLAGSPPELETVANLMVDGGFARVVPVSSGAVGE; this comes from the coding sequence ATGACGACAGGTCGGCTCGGGCTGGGGGCACCTCCCGGCCGCCAGGCGCCGGGAGGGGCCGTGCCGCCGAACGCGGCGTATGCCGGGCAGGTGGTGCACTTCCCGGATCCGGTGCGGGCGGCGCGCCATCCGGGGGGTGTGCGGGTGGACGAGCGGGGTTTCCCGGATTTCTCGCCGTATGCGCGGGTGGCGGTGGAGATCGCGGAGCCGCCGGAGGGTTTCGGTGTCGACGAGTTGCGGTTGACGGACTATGTGTCGGCGAACGCGGCGTTGGCGGCGGCGGGGCACGAGTTGTGGGACACGGTGCCGGATGTGGCGACGCCGCACGGCTGGACGTGGCATCACGTGGCGGGTTCGCGGCGGCTGGAGTTGGTTCCGGTCGAGGTGAAGGCGTTGCTGCGGCATCACGGTGGGGTGGCGACGGCTCCGGTGGATCACGGGAAGCGGGGTACGCGGCCGTTGCAGGAGACGCGGCCGGCGCATTTCGGTCTGCCGAAGTCGGGTGTGGCGGTGTCCGAGGCGCAGGTGCAGGGGGTCGAGGAGGATCTGGGGTACCGGTTGCCGGGTGCCTACCGTGACTTCCTGAAGGCTGCGGGTGGTTGTGCTCCGGTGGGTACGGCGTTGGACGCCGAGTTGGGGTTGTTGCTGGACCAGCCGTTCTTCACGGTGCGGGACGAGGCCGCGGTCAATGATCTGGTCTATGTGAACAAGTGTCTGCGTGACCATCTGACGAAGGACTACCTCGGGGTGGCGTTCGTGCAGGGCGGGTTGCTCGCGGTGAAGGTGCGGGGCGAGCGGCTGGGTTCGGTGTGGTTCTGCGCGTACGACGATGTGCGGGACGTCGATCCGTCGTGGCCGCCGGCCGAGCGGGTGGAGCGTCTGCTGCTGCCGTGCGGTGAGGACTTCGATGTCTTTCTGTCCCGTCTGGCGGGCAGTCCGCCGGAGTTGGAGACGGTGGCGAACCTGATGGTGGACGGCGGTTTCGCGCGTGTCGTCCCGGTGTCTTCCGGCGCGGTGGGGGAGTGA
- a CDS encoding YwqJ-related putative deaminase: MNTLQTGGTDVRAGDPRIDWSGTEAPPAPTLRHRRDGILPTVAAALSVHGTTLTCTAARGEEPPTLHPLVQDFLDTLPSAQRDRFTGRCAETILISRHLTAADATRSKRASRRPMTNGEARKALKHAKLTARRIREDGDPLHGSFATPCRACTALTAHFGVRIVDPTAD; the protein is encoded by the coding sequence ATGAATACCTTGCAGACCGGAGGTACCGACGTGCGCGCCGGCGACCCGCGCATCGACTGGAGCGGCACCGAGGCACCACCCGCCCCCACCCTCCGGCACCGCCGCGACGGCATCCTGCCCACCGTCGCCGCCGCCCTCTCCGTCCACGGCACCACCCTCACCTGCACCGCCGCCCGCGGCGAGGAACCCCCCACCCTGCACCCCCTCGTCCAGGACTTCCTCGACACCCTCCCCAGCGCCCAACGCGACCGCTTCACCGGCCGCTGCGCCGAAACCATCCTCATCTCCCGGCACCTCACCGCCGCCGACGCCACCCGCAGCAAACGCGCCTCCCGCAGACCCATGACCAACGGCGAAGCCCGCAAAGCCCTCAAGCACGCCAAACTCACCGCCCGCCGCATACGCGAGGACGGCGACCCGCTCCACGGCAGCTTCGCCACCCCCTGCCGCGCCTGCACCGCCCTCACCGCACACTTCGGCGTCCGCATCGTCGACCCCACCGCCGACTGA
- a CDS encoding SUKH-3 domain-containing protein produces the protein MHPDRTSTTRFPVPVDASLRNAGWEPGRWDIKQAEIWADTLRDHTSPAGHRHTVFPAAVEAWAEFGDLHITPGGPGRQIAPATLHLDPLQGLHHARTLGDLGRALGTELCPLGTETDTAAVLAIDTQGRVYALDHTGDWYIGPDIDHALTTLITGITPVRLTAG, from the coding sequence ATGCACCCGGACCGCACCTCCACCACACGCTTCCCCGTCCCCGTCGACGCCAGCCTGCGCAACGCCGGCTGGGAACCCGGACGCTGGGACATAAAACAGGCCGAGATCTGGGCCGACACCCTGCGCGACCACACCTCACCCGCAGGACACCGGCACACCGTCTTCCCCGCCGCCGTCGAGGCCTGGGCCGAATTCGGCGACCTGCACATCACCCCCGGCGGCCCCGGCCGCCAGATCGCCCCCGCCACCCTCCACCTCGACCCCCTCCAGGGCCTCCACCACGCCCGCACCCTCGGCGACCTCGGCCGCGCCCTCGGTACCGAACTGTGCCCCCTCGGCACCGAGACCGACACCGCCGCCGTCCTCGCCATCGACACCCAAGGCCGCGTCTACGCCCTCGACCACACCGGCGACTGGTACATCGGCCCCGACATCGACCACGCCCTGACCACCCTCATCACCGGCATAACACCCGTACGCCTCACCGCCGGCTGA
- a CDS encoding sensor histidine kinase — translation MTMTGEDHSRALTGPWWWPRRRSAVFDGALAVASAAECGAEGLGFARDAGIPVWAGVLFGVAAGAVLLVRRRWPVVVVLVAIAVTPAQMGFLLGIVGLYTLAAAEVPRRIIGVLAGMSLAGTAAVTFVRVRQDLARGDLTLGDWFVPFAAVATALGLTAPPVLLGLYVGARRRLMESLRERADSLERELQLLAERAEERAEWARNEERTRIAREMHDVVAHRVSLMVVHAAALQAVARKDPEKAVRNAALVGDMGRQALTELREMLGVLRAGEDVVRRPAGVPLAAVGEAAAAAASRVAEEVAEGPCLSELEELLGQSAAAGMVVDLSVEGEVRSYAAEVEQTAYRVVQEALTNVHKHAAGAKTHVRLAHRASEIAMQVENEPPPEPGSASAAGLPSGGNGLVGMRERVLALGGVFVSGPTDAGGFRVSAVIPAV, via the coding sequence ATGACCATGACGGGGGAAGACCACTCCAGGGCGCTGACCGGCCCTTGGTGGTGGCCGCGGCGGCGCAGCGCGGTGTTCGACGGGGCGCTCGCCGTGGCGTCGGCCGCGGAGTGCGGTGCGGAGGGGCTGGGTTTCGCCCGGGACGCGGGGATCCCGGTCTGGGCGGGGGTCCTGTTCGGTGTGGCGGCCGGTGCCGTGCTGCTGGTGCGGCGCAGGTGGCCGGTCGTGGTGGTGCTGGTGGCGATCGCGGTGACCCCGGCGCAGATGGGTTTCCTGCTGGGCATCGTGGGTCTGTACACGCTGGCGGCGGCCGAGGTGCCGCGGCGGATCATCGGGGTGCTGGCGGGCATGTCGCTGGCGGGTACGGCGGCGGTGACGTTCGTCCGGGTCCGGCAGGACCTGGCGCGCGGTGATCTGACCCTGGGTGACTGGTTCGTGCCGTTCGCGGCGGTGGCGACGGCGCTGGGGCTGACGGCTCCGCCGGTGTTGCTGGGGTTGTACGTGGGGGCGCGGCGCCGGTTGATGGAGAGTCTGCGGGAGCGGGCGGACAGTCTGGAGCGGGAGCTTCAGCTGCTCGCGGAGCGGGCGGAGGAGCGGGCCGAGTGGGCGCGCAACGAGGAGCGGACGCGGATCGCGCGGGAGATGCACGACGTGGTGGCGCACCGGGTGAGTCTGATGGTGGTGCACGCGGCGGCGTTGCAGGCGGTGGCGCGGAAGGATCCGGAGAAGGCGGTGCGCAACGCGGCGCTGGTGGGGGACATGGGCCGGCAGGCGTTGACGGAGTTGCGGGAGATGCTCGGGGTGCTGCGGGCGGGGGAGGACGTGGTCCGGCGGCCGGCGGGGGTGCCGTTGGCGGCGGTGGGGGAGGCGGCCGCGGCGGCGGCTTCGCGGGTGGCCGAGGAGGTGGCCGAGGGGCCGTGTCTGTCGGAGCTGGAGGAGTTGCTGGGGCAGTCGGCGGCGGCGGGGATGGTCGTGGATCTGTCGGTGGAGGGTGAGGTGCGGTCGTATGCGGCGGAGGTGGAGCAGACGGCGTACCGGGTGGTGCAGGAGGCGTTGACGAACGTGCACAAGCATGCGGCGGGGGCGAAGACGCATGTGCGGTTGGCGCATCGGGCGTCGGAGATCGCGATGCAGGTGGAGAACGAGCCGCCGCCGGAGCCGGGGTCGGCGTCGGCGGCGGGGCTGCCGTCGGGTGGCAATGGTCTGGTGGGGATGCGGGAGCGGGTGCTGGCGCTGGGCGGGGTGTTCGTGTCGGGGCCGACGGATGCGGGTGGTTTCCGGGTGTCGGCGGTGATTCCGGCGGTGTAG
- the glmU gene encoding bifunctional UDP-N-acetylglucosamine diphosphorylase/glucosamine-1-phosphate N-acetyltransferase GlmU, giving the protein MSAIRPAAVVVLAAGEGTRMKSATPKVLHQICGRSLVGHVLAAARELQPENLVVVVGHAREQVTAHLTEIDPAVRTAVQEQQNGTGHAVRMGLEELGGAVAGTVVVVCGDTPLLTAETLRRLAETHHADGNAVTVLTAEVPDATGYGRIVRDEASGAVTAIVEHKDASEAQRAIREINSGVFAFDGRLLADALTKVRKNNSQGEEYLTDVLGILREAGHRVGASVAGDHREIAGINNRVQLAEARRILNDRLLTRAMLDGVTVVDPATTWVDVTVTFERDAVVHPGTQLTGATHLAEGAEVGPNTRLKDTKVGAGARVDNTVSDGAVVGAGASVGPYAYLRPGTRLGAKGKIGTYVETKNARIGEGTKVPHLSYVGDATIGEYTNIGAASVFVNYDGQDKHHTTIGSHCRTGSDNMFVAPVTVGDGAYTAAGSVITKDVPPGSLAVARGQQRNIEGWVARKRPGSAAAKAAEEASRPRGNED; this is encoded by the coding sequence GTGAGTGCCATCCGCCCGGCAGCCGTCGTCGTTCTCGCAGCGGGTGAGGGCACCCGTATGAAGTCGGCCACACCCAAGGTGCTGCACCAGATCTGCGGCCGCTCCCTCGTGGGCCATGTGCTCGCCGCCGCCCGCGAGTTGCAGCCCGAGAACCTGGTCGTCGTCGTCGGCCACGCCCGTGAGCAGGTCACCGCGCACCTGACGGAGATCGACCCCGCCGTCCGCACCGCCGTGCAGGAGCAGCAGAACGGCACCGGACACGCCGTGCGGATGGGTCTCGAGGAACTCGGGGGCGCCGTCGCCGGCACCGTGGTCGTCGTCTGCGGGGACACCCCGCTGCTGACCGCCGAGACGCTGCGGCGGCTCGCCGAGACGCACCACGCCGACGGCAACGCCGTGACCGTGCTGACCGCCGAGGTCCCGGACGCGACCGGGTACGGCCGGATCGTGCGGGACGAGGCGTCGGGCGCGGTGACGGCGATCGTGGAGCACAAGGACGCGAGCGAGGCCCAGCGGGCGATCCGGGAGATCAACAGCGGGGTGTTCGCGTTCGACGGCCGGCTGCTGGCGGACGCGCTGACGAAGGTGCGCAAGAACAACAGCCAAGGTGAGGAGTACCTCACGGACGTGCTGGGCATCCTGCGCGAGGCCGGGCACCGGGTCGGTGCCTCGGTGGCCGGTGATCACCGGGAGATCGCGGGGATCAACAACCGGGTGCAGCTGGCCGAGGCGCGCCGGATCCTCAACGACCGGTTGCTGACGCGGGCGATGCTGGACGGGGTCACCGTCGTGGACCCGGCCACCACGTGGGTGGACGTGACCGTGACCTTCGAGCGGGACGCGGTGGTGCATCCGGGTACGCAGCTGACGGGTGCCACGCATCTGGCGGAGGGTGCGGAGGTCGGGCCCAACACCCGGTTGAAGGACACCAAGGTGGGTGCCGGGGCGCGGGTGGACAACACCGTGTCGGACGGGGCCGTGGTGGGTGCCGGGGCGAGTGTGGGGCCGTACGCGTATCTGCGGCCTGGGACGCGGCTGGGTGCCAAGGGCAAGATCGGGACGTACGTCGAGACGAAGAACGCGCGGATCGGTGAGGGCACGAAGGTGCCGCACCTGTCGTACGTGGGTGACGCGACGATCGGTGAGTACACCAACATCGGTGCGGCGAGCGTGTTCGTGAACTACGACGGTCAGGACAAGCATCACACGACGATCGGGTCGCATTGCCGGACGGGTTCGGACAACATGTTTGTGGCGCCTGTCACGGTCGGGGACGGTGCCTACACGGCCGCGGGTTCCGTGATCACGAAGGACGTGCCGCCCGGTTCGCTGGCCGTGGCCCGTGGTCAGCAGCGGAATATCGAGGGTTGGGTGGCTCGGAAGCGGCCGGGGAGCGCGGCGGCGAAGGCGGCCGAGGAGGCGTCCCGGCCGCGCGGGAACGAGGACTGA
- a CDS encoding ribose-phosphate diphosphokinase, translated as MTGIKTTGEKKMMFFSGRAHPELAEEVAQQLGVGVVPTKAFDFANGEIYVRYQESARGADCFLIQSHTAPINKWIMEQLIMIDALKRASARSITVIVPFYGYARQDKKHRGREPISARLIADLMKTAGADRILTVDLHTDQIQGFFDGPVDHLFALPLLADYVGEQVDRNKLTVVSPDAGRVRVADRWCDRLGAPLAIVHKRRDKDVANQVTVHEVVGEVKGRVCVLVDDMIDTGGTICAAADALFAHGAEDVIVTATHGVLSGPAADRLKNSRVSEFVFTNTLPTPAELGRDLDKITVLSIAPTIASAVREVFEDGSVTSLFDEQ; from the coding sequence GTGACCGGGATCAAGACGACCGGCGAGAAGAAGATGATGTTCTTCTCCGGCCGCGCCCACCCCGAGCTTGCCGAGGAGGTCGCCCAGCAGCTGGGTGTCGGGGTCGTCCCGACGAAGGCCTTCGATTTCGCCAACGGTGAGATCTACGTTCGTTACCAGGAGTCGGCCCGTGGTGCGGACTGCTTCCTGATCCAGAGCCACACGGCTCCGATCAACAAGTGGATCATGGAGCAGCTGATCATGATCGACGCGCTGAAGCGTGCGTCGGCTCGTTCGATCACGGTGATCGTGCCGTTCTACGGTTACGCGCGGCAGGACAAGAAGCACCGGGGTCGTGAACCGATTTCGGCGCGTCTGATCGCGGATCTGATGAAGACGGCGGGTGCCGACCGGATTCTGACCGTGGATCTGCACACGGACCAGATCCAGGGCTTCTTCGACGGTCCGGTGGATCACCTCTTCGCGCTGCCGCTGCTGGCGGACTACGTGGGCGAGCAGGTGGACCGGAACAAGCTGACGGTGGTCTCGCCGGACGCGGGCCGGGTGCGGGTGGCGGACCGGTGGTGTGACCGGCTGGGTGCGCCGCTGGCGATCGTGCACAAGCGGCGTGACAAGGACGTGGCGAACCAGGTGACCGTCCACGAGGTCGTGGGTGAGGTCAAGGGCCGGGTGTGTGTCCTGGTGGACGACATGATCGACACGGGTGGCACGATCTGTGCGGCGGCCGACGCGTTGTTCGCGCACGGTGCGGAGGACGTCATCGTGACGGCGACGCACGGTGTGCTGTCGGGTCCGGCGGCGGACCGGCTGAAGAACTCGCGGGTGAGCGAGTTCGTGTTCACGAACACGCTGCCGACGCCGGCGGAGCTGGGCCGGGATCTGGACAAGATCACGGTGCTGTCGATCGCTCCGACGATCGCGAGCGCGGTGCGTGAGGTGTTCGAGGACGGTTCGGTGACCAGCCTCTTCGACGAGCAGTGA